The Scleropages formosus chromosome 3, fSclFor1.1, whole genome shotgun sequence genome contains the following window.
tccttagttttactgacattgagagacaggttgttgtcctggcacagCGCTCGGTTTGTCCGTGTTCTGCGGCCCCACGTAAAACTTGTGGTCGGCTCTTCTTAGCTCGTTTATAACCTCCTTTTACTCTTAAACATTCATTACCTGCTTTTAAAGATCATGAGAGGCAGATGGTATGCACTACTTAATCAGCCTTACTTTTATACTACCCGTATTACACTACATACACAAATGTAATTCAGTAACAGGAAACTGCTCCCCTATTTGTGAAAAAAGGAGTGAAGAATACTATCCTACATTCTAACAACCACAAAGGTGCAATAACCATGCTTCTGTtaactttttgtttatttgtgagGAAtgcttgtttctttcttttaagcCCACGGGCACTGTCGCGTTACTACTACGTCTGTGTCAACTATTTTAACGAAGTTTTTTGAGAAAATTTCGGTGTGAATGGAGGAGGGAGGGCTGAGGAGGAGCGGTGCATGCTGGGACAGCAGGCTCTGGGTGGGGCAGCTACAGGTACCGCCCCTTGCCGCTACGAGCTCAAACGCACAGTTCAGCACGCGAGTGGTGCGTCTTCCCGCCCGTTTCGTGGGAGGAGACGGACTCCCAGCCGGGAGGTGGCGGTATGAGCCCGGCGCGCGCGCTGCTCGCCCGCGCCGAAAAGCGAGGAGGAGCGCGGGAATGGCCTCTCGGGGGGATCTTACGGAATTCGAGCGCGGCGTCATCGTGGGCGCGCGCCTCGGAGGCGCCTCGGTCACCCAGGCGGCGGAGATGGCCAACGTGTCGCGCGGCACCGTCTCCAAGGTGATGTCCGCGTGGGAGCGCGAGGGAAAGACCTCCTCGGCCAAAGGCAACTGCGGTCGGAAGCGGCTGCTGTCGGCGCGCGACACGCACGCGCTCGTGCAGCTCGTGCGCAGGAATCGCCGCGCCACGGCCGAGGAGCTGTGGGAGAAGTTCAACGCGGGCCGGGAGCAGCGCGTCTCCCTGAAGACCATCCGGCGGGAGCTGCACCGGGCCGGTTACTACTGGCAGGTTGCGGAGCAGAGAGGTACTATAGAGGCTAGTAGAGAGCAGCGCCGCCGCCGGGGTGTCGTGTGAGGAGACGCGGCTCACAGAGACAACAGCTATTTCAGCAGACGGTTAATTTGATGCTCGGTGAACACTAACTGTATGCTGATGCAAACGAAggccatatttttttttcctctctctgtttCCAGTTTAAATAGCCTGAACGCGACCCCGTGAAAAACCGACAACACACGGAAGTAAACAAAGATCGCGCTCGTGATTGGCAGCCACGTGCTGTCGGAGGCCATACCTCTGCCCAATAATGTCGTACTGTAACGTCCAATGAAGTGAACCATAGCGTGTCACTTCCGCATTCAGTGACCAATAGCGTGCGAAAGCCAATGGGCGCGTACCTTCGTTCTTGTCGGTTTCGAGCGGCGTCAGTCCTCTTCGGAATGCGGTCATAAAAGTCCTGAGTTGTGTGTAGTGAGATTTCGCACCATTCCTCAGGAAGACAAGCCTCTGCTTCTTTGAGGGACAAAAGGGGTAGACATTACATCATCCTGGAGGAGGCAGTATTTGCACcatatgctgtcattatttttgagactgttccACTTGACACAAAATGATTTAGCAGTTTTTGTGAGTGATGCACTTGCAGTTCACGTGTCCGTTGTTTCGTTGGCCTTGTGTTGCTTTGACAACCTGCATCTCAAGCTGCTAATtgtcaggctttttttttttttttttttttttttttttttaaaattgctgacATACTGCTAATTGCCAAACGTCCTTGTTATGGGACAGCTGATAAGgtagcgattagagctgctgtctttgggccGAAAGATCACGGGTTCGAATAATGCCTCTGGCTGTCGTATccttgagcgaagtacttaacctaaatttctccagtaacatgatccagctgtataaaagggtgaataattgtaaggtaGACGAACggtgtaagtctctttggagaaaaatggctCATTGAGTAAATGTATGACTCACCTTTGCGGCCGAGTTTGTCGCATAAAAAAAGGAGTTTGACGTAACGAAATCATAAATACAGGcacagctgcaaaggtgagtcaCGTTAAGTTGATTTTTGATCAGCTCTGTGATCCGGTCCCAACAAGAAAA
Protein-coding sequences here:
- the LOC108934881 gene encoding uncharacterized protein LOC108934881 produces the protein MEEGGLRRSGACWDSRLWVGQLQVPPLAATSSNAQFSTRVVRLPARFVGGDGLPAGRWRYEPGARAARPRRKARRSAGMASRGDLTEFERGVIVGARLGGASVTQAAEMANVSRGTVSKVMSAWEREGKTSSAKGNCGRKRLLSARDTHALVQLVRRNRRATAEELWEKFNAGREQRVSLKTIRRELHRAGYYWQVAEQRGMTWDRLEDKDGTETGVTTPVPVLDQTLTESQLDQSSAGVTVGQQGDVTEHKDQELLCLEPVPNTEQTYDTPRRGCPLTWLRQDPIQGQTETSQDEGCSVDRGKGRRTSKENQKKGSRAELQK